CAACCCCGACTGGTCAAGTGCGGCCCCGGATGCCGCCACCAGCCGTGCCCCCTATCGGCTATATAATATCGGCAACAACAACCCGGTGGAATTGATGGAGTACATCGCCGTACTCGAAACCAGCCTGGGTCTGAAGGCGCAATTGAACCTGCTGCCGCTGCAACCCGGGGATGTTCCCGACACCTACGCCGACGTGAGTGAACTGGTACGCGACATCGGCTACCAACCGCGCACCAGCGTCGCCGATGGCGTGGCCCGCTTCGTCGACTGGTATCGCGGGTTCTACAAGATATAGCCTTCGCACCTGACATCCGGACAGGCCCTTGGTGTAGGGGCGGGTTTGAAACCCGCCCCTACGTCCGGCTATCACGTCCGAGGGCTGTATGACCCCAGGTGATCAGCGCCGAAACGCACACAGATTCCATGGCCCGCCCATGTCACGCCCTTTCAGGGCTAAGACCAGATACAACAGAGCACCCAGGGCGTTGCCCTGGGCTGGTAGATCGCGCCCCTTCGGGGCTTGTGATCGCCGCGATTGCAGATACACCCTTCCCGGGCCGGACGGGGCATTCGCCCCGTCCGAAACGTTTTCTCCGCACCTGCGGGCTAGTGCCAACGATCGGCGTCGGAATAAACGTTGGGGACGGGGCGAATGCCCCGTCCCGCCGCGGGTACACCCTTCCCGGGCCGGACGGGGCATTCGCCCCGTCCGAAACGTTTTCTCCGCACCTGCGGGCTAGTGCCAACGATCGGCGTCGGAATAAACGTTGGGGACGGGGCGAATGCCCCGTCCCGCCGCAGGCAACGCCCTGGATGGTGCTTGGAGCGCTCCCGCGTGGGAGCAAGTGCGGGCGCTGCGCGTCCCGTCTGGTTACTGGACGCGCAGCGCCCGCTCTTGCTTCCCTGCCCGCGCGTGGGAGCCGGCAGCGCTTAACTTAACGGCATTGATATCTACCGATATCGCCCGCTCCCCTCGGCGGCCTTCCACTGGTTGCGGCCGGCCCGTTTGGCTTCATAGAGCCGGTCGTCGGCCTCGCGCAGGGCGGCGTCCTCATCGGGTTGTGCCGGGTCGGCGAGTGCGACACCGAGGCTGAGCGTAATGGGGTCGGCGATGGGGTAAGGCGTGGACGCGACCGCCTGGCGCAGCTTCTCGGCCACCAGGGCGGCGGCGGCGAGTCCGGTGGCGGGCAACAGTGCCAGGAACTCCTCCCCGCCATAACGGGCAACGAAATCGCTTTCGCGCAGCGTCGCCTCCAGGGCCTGCGCCACCCGCTGCAAGACCTGATCGCCGACGGCATGGCCATGGGCGTCGTTGACGCGCTTGAACAGATCGATATCCATGAGCAACACCGCATAGGGGTTGCCTGAGCGCTTCATGGCCACGAATTCGCTGCGCAGGCGCTCATTGGCGGCCAAGCGGTTGTGCAGCCCGGTCAGCGCGTCATGCCGGGCAAGATGGCGTAACTCCTCATTGGCCAGCGCCAATTCGGCGGTGCGCGCCGCCACCTTTTCCTCCAGTTCGGCATTGAGCGTGCGGAAGCGCTGCTCACTGTCGCGTAGATCGTCTTCCGTCTGCCGGCGCGCGGTCACGTCGACACTGATGCCCGAAAAGCGCAGCGGGGCACCGGACGCCTCGTCGTAAGTCACCTGACCATAGGCATCGAGCCAGCGGATCGCGCCCGTGGGCAGCGGGATGCGGTAGGTTATCGTAAAGGGCCGCCGCTCACGGATGGACTCGGTCATTGCGCGTTCGGTCGGCGGCCAGTCGTCGGGTTGCATCGCGGCGCGCCAGGTGTCCAGACTCGCCTGATTGATTGAGGGGTCCAAACCGAAGAGCCGAAAGAGCGCGTCCGACCAATGCAGCCGGTCATTGACCATGTCCCAGTCCCAGGCGCCCGCCCCGGCCGCGCGTTCGGCCATCGCCAGCAGGTCGTGCGCCTGGCGCAATTGCTCCTCCTGTCGCCGCTGTTCAGTGATGTCCAGCACCACCGCCACGTAATTCGACGCCTGGCCGGCGGCGTCCCGGAGCACCGATACGGCCACGCTCGCCCACACCGTCCGTCCATCGGCGTGCACATAGCGCTGATCGATCATGTAACTGCGTCCGCCGCAGAGCAGGCGTTGGTACAGTTCATCGCTGCGCGCCCGGTCGTCTGGGTGCGTGATGTCCTGCATCCGCAGCGACAGCAGTTGCTCGCTCGTGCGCCCGACCATGGTACAGAAGCGGTCATTGACGAAGGTCAGGCGTCCGGCGGCATCGGTCTCGGTCAGGCCGGCGATGTCCTGGTGGGCCAGGGCGCCAAACCGCTGGTCGACCTCGAACCGGATGGCCGCCTCGCGCGCCTGCGCCAGCGCCTGTTCCATCCGCACGCGCTCGGTGATGTCGAGCAGGATCGCGCGAGCGGACCGTCCATCGGCCGCCCGCAGGGCCTCGATGTCGACGGTTAGCGCCGGTTGGTCGCCGCTCGCCAGTTCGATCCGACAGTGGTGCTTGGACTCGGAGGCAAAGACCCGCTCCAGCAGTGAGTTGAAGGTGGGACGATGCCGCTCGGCCACGAAGGTCCCGAAGCGCTTGTCCTGCAGGCGGGCGCGTTCATAACCCAGCAGGCGTGCCGCGGTCAGGTTCAGGTCGGTCATGGTGCCCCGCGGGTCCAGCGTAAAATAGCCCACGGGCGCGAAGTCATAGAGTTCCATATAGCGTTGCGTTGCCGCTTCCAACTGCGCCTGCGATTCGCGCAACTGCTCGTTCTGCATCTCCAACTCGATCTGGTGGACTTGCAGCTCGAGCAGCAGGCGCCGTGTGTCATCGGTTGACCCTAGGGCCTCCCCGCCCGGCGTGCGTTGGCGCAGGCGCTCTTCCGCCTGGCGGCGCAGTGCGGCGGCATCGCGGTCATGGTTCATGGTTCCTGCCCCGCCGACCCATCGGCACGGGCCGCGGGCAGTCCCTCCGTCCGCTCCGCGAGGCGCTGTTCCAGAAGCGACCGCGCGGTCCGCAGTTCGCCTTCCCGCTGCCTAGCCGCCTCCAACTCGGCGTCCTGGTCGGCGACGCGGCCCCGCAAGACCGACATGGCCTCGCCCATCTTCGCCTCCAGTGACTTGGCGTCGCTGATATCGACAAAGGTGACCACCACGCCATCGATCCGGTTGTCCTGGGTGCGGTAGGGGATGATGCGCACCCCAAACCAGCGCCCGTCATGGGTCGGGGCCTGTTGCTCATGAAAGACCAGCGAGCGCAGCACCTCGCGGCTGTCCGCGATCAAACCGGGATAGTCCAGGCTGCTCACCAGGTCGCTGATGGGGCGGCCGACGTCGCCCGGGATCAGTTTGAAGATGCTGCTGATCTCGGTAGTGAAGCGCCTGACGTGGAGTTGGTTGTCCAGAAACAGGGTCGCGATATCGGTACTGTTGAGCAGATTGGTCAGGTCGTCGCTGACCCGCGACAGGGCCTCTACCCTGGCCTGGAGTTCGTGGTTGACCGTCTGCAGTTCCTCGTTCATCGACTGCATCTCCTCCTTGGAGGTGGTCAATTCCTCGTTGGTGCTTTGCAATTCCTCGTTGGTGGATTGGAGTTCCTCGTTGGCGGAGCGCAGTTCCTCCTGTGAGGTCTGCATCTCCTCGCGCGTGGTCTGCAATTCCTCGCGGGAGCGCAGCAGTTCCTGGGCCATCTCGGCCTGGCGGGCGTCGCCCGCGGCCGGCGCGCCCGGCGCCGGTGCGGTGTGAACCTCCGTGAATACGATCAACACCATCCCCCGGAGCACCGCCGGCTCGGCCAGCGGTTGAACGGTCAGGTCCCAGGGCAATCGCATCACGCTACACTAATATTCGGAGAATCTGATACACGTGTTTTTGGCTTGGCATCCGGTGCTTCAAAAAGCAGCTTCGTCAAGTAGCGTTCATCCCAACCGGCCTTCAAGCGTTTGTTCTTGATGCCGAGCTTGGTGTTGTCGTTCTTCAGCCGCGTCAGCGCGATGTGGCGCAGTACGGCCAGGTTCTCGCGGGCGCCCGGTTCGCGCACGCGGCAGTCATCCTCGCGGAAGGCCACATCGAGACTCCAATGCAGATCGTTCTCCACGCCCCAGTGATCACGCACGGCACGGGCGAAGCGGGCCACGTCGGTGGCGATACTGCCGATGTAGAAGCGAGTTTCGCGGGTGATCTTGCCAGCGACTTCGCGCTGCGACTCGACCATGCCGATCATGTTCATGCCCTTCCACAGGGCGCTGCGCGGTACGCCGGAGAGATCACCCAAGGTCCGGTAGCGGCGGGTCTCCACCCGTCCATGGCCATGCTCGTGGGTTTCGTGCATCTGCGTGTCGACCCCCGCGTAATCCCGCGCGTCGGCATCGATAAACGCCTCCTCGACTTCGGTGGCCAGCGTGCCCTGGTTGCCCTTGAGCGCCAGCACGTAGTCGGCCCCCTGCTCGATGATCTGCTCGGCGATCTTGGTCTGACAGCCCATTGCATCAATGGTGACGATGCAGCCTTGGAGACGCAGCAACGCCAGCAACTGCGGGATCGCCGTGATCTCGTTGGACTTCGCGTCGGTGGCGACTTGCCCAAGGACGACGCGGTTGGCCGTCGCCCACGCGCTGACCACGTGCAGCGCGGCCAGACCCTTGGCCCGATCGTGGGAGCGGCGCAGCGTCTTGCCGTCGATGGCGATGATCTCGCCGGGGATCACTTCACGAATCGACGCCACCCAAGCGCGAAAGCACGTCTCGAATGCTTCCGGCGCCAGCAACCCGAACACCCGCCCGAACGTGTCGTGGGCCGGGATGCCCTTGGGCAACTCCAGAAACTGCGCAAACCACGGCCGTTTCGTGCGTCCGAACTGCGCGATGGCCACCCAGCCGTCCGCGCCGCAGAGCGTTGCCGCAATGGCGATGACGATCATGTCGATCAGGTTGTGGTGGCGCTTGATCGGGCAGCGCGGGTCTTCCAGCGCGGAAAAATGCCCGGCCAGCGACCGATCCAGGGTTGTTTCGCACATCGTCGCCACTCCACAAGACAGAAAAGTCAGTGGATTGTCACGTGATCCTCGTGTTTCGTCTAACAGTAATTGCTAATTATCTGATGCGATTGCCCTGGGTCAGGTCCACGAGCCGATCGCCGTCGGTACCCGTGACCTTGACCGCCTTGACGGAGATGCCGGCCTGCTGCCGCACGGCCTTGTGAAAGACCTCGCTCAAGGCGGTCTTGAGCCCATCGCGGGCCATGGCGAAGAGGTTCAGGTCGACCTTGCCGACCGCCGGCTCCAGGTATCTGCCCGTCTTCCCGCTGATGTACACCAGGTCGCCCTGCTCGGTGGTCAGCACTGCCGCCGGGCCATAGTGCCGCAGCAGCAGGGGTTCGATCAGCGACTGCAGACTCAGGGCCGACAAGGGCACGGGCGCCGTGGGGGGGCGGACCGCCGCGGGGGCGGGCGCAAAGACGCTGGGAAATTCGACCGTGTTCCCCCGCGCGACGGCACGGCGTTGGTAGATCCGGGTCTTTCCGGGCAAGGGGGTAAAGAGATCCTGGTGCTGGCCGATGGTCTCCGAGTTGCCCAGCACCAGGATGCCGCCGGGGTTCAGGCTGTAGTGAAAGAGTGGGATCAGCTTCTTCTGCAGGCTCGCGTCGATGTAGATGAGCAGGTTGCGGCAGACGAGCAGGTCGAGCCTGGTGAAGGGCGGGTCCATGACCAGGTTTTGTGTGGCAAAGATCAGCATCTCACGGATGTCTTTCTTCACCCGGTAGCCGTGGTCATCCTGTACGAAAAACCGCTCCAGGCGCTCCGCCGAGCAATCGGCGGAGATATTCGCGGGATAGCTGCCGACGCGGGCCTTATCGATGGCATCCCGGTCCAGGTCGGTGGCAAAGACCTGGAAGGCAAAGCGCACGGGCAACTGCACCTGCTCCAGTGCCTCGTGCAGGATGATGGCGAGTGAATAGGCCTCCTCGCCGGTCGAGCAGCCGGCGCTCCAGAGGCGCAGGGTCGCGCCATCGGGATGGGCGGCCAGCAGCCCCGGAATGACCGTGGTCTTCAATTGTTCCCAGACCGCGGGGTCGCGGAAGAAGCTCGTCACACCGATCAGCAGTTCCTTGAAGAGCAGGTCCAGTTCCTGGGGATTCTCCCGCAGGTAGTGGACATAGTCCGCGATCCGGTCCAACTGGTGCAGGCCCATCCGCCGCTCGATACGGCGGTAGAGTGTGCTCTTCTTGTAGGCGGAGAAGTCGTGGCCGGCTCGGGTGCGCAGCAGCACCACGACCTTCTCCAGGCCGCTCTGATTGGGGTCCGCCAGCGTCAGGTCGGACGGAAGCACCAGGGGCGACAGGTGCTTGAGATAGGCGAGGATCCGCCCGGCCAGTTCCTCAGCCGGCGCGATGACATCGGCCAACCCGGCGGCGATGGCGCTGCGCGGCATGCTGTCGAACCTGGCCGAGGCCGGGTCCTGGACGAAGACGGCGCCGCCCCGCTCCTTGATGGCGCGCAGCCCGAGGCTGCCGTCCGAGCCCATACCCGAGAGGATGACACCCAGGCCGTGCTCGTGCTGATCCTCGGCTAAGGCGCGCAAGAAGAAATCGATGGGCAGGCGCAGTCCGCGGGGCGCGACCGGTTCCAGCAGGTGCAGCACGCCGTGCAGAATGGACAGGTCCCGGTTGGGCGGGATCACATAGACGTGTCCGGGCGCGACCTTGAGACGGTCCGTGATCTGGGCGACCGGCATGGCGGTGACACGCTGGAGCAGTGCCGCCATGTTGCCCTGGTAGGTCGGGTCCAGGTGCTGGACGACGATGAAGGCGAGTCCGCAGGCCGGCGGGACCGCGCCCAGGAAGAGCTCCAGCGCCTCCAGTCCACCGGCTGAAGCGCCGATGCCGACAATGGGAAAACCCTGGTCGAGCGGCGGGGCGTCGTCCGGGGCGACCAGGGGAGACGCGGCGGGGGCGCCGGGCGGGGGTTGGGCGCTGCTTGGGGAGGCTGCGGTGGACTGACCCTTGGCAGGTGCGGCTACTTTTTTCATGACCCGCCTCGCGGTACGCGACACCGACGGTTGTTGGGAGTTCCGACCACCCGCAACCGGGTACTCCTCAAGTTTAGCCCCGCCGTGGACGCCGGGCAAGGAGGCGCGCAGGAGGCGCGCGGTTGCGGGTGCGAACACCTCTGGCGCAGGGAATGCTTGCCGCACCGTTGTCGTTGTCGTTGTCGTAATCGTAATCGGAAAAGCGATGAAATTTGGCGTGCGAGAGAATCTGGGGCGCTACGATAACTCGACAACGACAACGACAACGACAACGACAACGACAACGACAACGACAACGACTGTGTTGTGTCTATTCCTGACTCGTTAACAAGCACTGCGCCTGGATCAGGTCCTGGGCGATTGGACCCTCGGTTCCTCCTGAGGAAAAACGCTCGCCCACTGGATCACGAGGCCCGGCAGGGTGGCGACTGGGGTCTCGCCCAGGGCCGGGCGGACATCGGGTTTACCGTAGCGCCCGTCCGCCAGGCGGTAGATGAAGAGCACCTGATCCGTCGGGTGCACCAGCCAGTATTCGCCGACCCCGTGCCGCTCGTAGAGGTCGCGCTTAGGCCGCTGGTCCTTCGCGGCGGTGCGGGGTGAAAGGACCTCGATGATCCAGTCCGGCGCACCGCGGCAACCCTTGTCATCGAGCTTGCGCGGGTCGCAGATGACCGCCAGATCCGGCTGGACGACATTCTTGATCGCGTCGTCCGGCTCGTCGGCCTCGGGCAGACGCACGTCGAAAGGGGCCACATAGGGGCGGCACGGTTGACCGAGCAGGAAGTTGGCGACTTGGCGGCCGAGTTCCAACACCACGTCCTGATGAACCCGGGCCGGCGCCGGGCACATGTCGTAAGCCTGCCCGTCGATCAGTTCCCACCGCTCGCCGTCCGGCCAGCCGCGGTAATCGGCATAGGTGAATGATTCGGTAGCCTGGTTCACTTGGACGGCCGTGCCGGTTGCCATGGTTGACTCCTCTGTAGCGGCCCCCTTGTGGGGGAGGGTTGGGGTGGGGGGTTGCAAGGCTAGCCGCTGCCGCGATCGGCCTTGGTCATCATTGCGGCCATCCCGCCGGCGCCTTTCGTCGCGGCCGGGGGCCGCTCCTACCCCGCGTAGGAGCGGCCCCCCGGCCGCGACGGGCCGGTGCGAGTGCCGGCGTCATTGAACAGGAGAACAGCACGCCTTCAGGAGTTCCTCCATGGCGGCGGCAGGCAGCGGCCGGCTGTACAGATAACCCTGCATCTCATCGCAGTGGCGCTCGCGCAGGAAGGCCAATTGTCCATCGGTCTCCACGCCCTCGGCGATGACCTTGAGATTCAGCGCGTGGGCCAGCCCGATGATGGCGGTGACGATCTTGTCGTCATCGTCGTCGGGTATATCCCGGATGAACGACTGATCGATCTTCAGCTTGTCGATGGCGAAACGCTTGAGATAGGCAAGTGACGAATAGCCGGTGCCGAAGTCGTCGATGGCGAGCGTCGTGCCGATCTCTTTCAAGGCCCGCAGACTCGCGATGGTATACTCGGCATCCTGCATGATCAGGCTCTCGGTCAGTTCCAGTTCCAGCCACCGTGCGGCCAGCCCGCTTGCCTGCAAGGCGCCGCGGACGGTTTCCGGCAGATTGCTCTGCCGGAACTGGAGCGCGGACAGATTGACCGCGACCACCGCCGGCGGGAGCCCTTGGCGCTGCCATTGCGCATTTTGCCGGCAGGCCTCGTGCAGTACCCATTCGCCGATCGCAACGATCAAGCCGGTCTCCTCCGCCAGCGGGATAAAGGCCCCCGGCGCGATCGGCCCCAATTGCGCGCTGTTCCAGCGCAGCAGGGCCTCCATGCCGATGATGCGCCCGCTGCCGATGGCCACTTGCGGTTGATAATGCAGCACGAATTCATTGAGCGACAAGGCACGGCGCAGCGCGCTTTCGATCTCCCGTTCGCGTGCCATACTGACATTCATACTCTCGCAGAAGAAGGCGAAGCGGTCACGCCCGGCCTTTTTGGCGCTGTACATGGCGGCATCGGCATTCTTCAGCAGGGTTTCGTAATCCACCCCATCGCCGGGATACAGACTGATGCCGATGCTGGAGGTGACGGTCAGGGTATGCCCCGCCACCTGCAGCGGTTCGTCCAGCACGGCGATCAGCCGGCGCGCTGCGGCATGGACGTCAGGGGGCTCGATGACCTCGTGCAGGACGCAGACGAATTCGTCGCCGCCTAGCCGCGCCAGGCAATCCACCTCACGCATGGTTGCCCGCAGGCGTTGCGCCACGGTCTCCAGGATCACGTCGCCCGCGGCATGGCCCAGCGAATCATTGACGACCTTGAAGCGGTCCAGATCGATGAACAGCAGGGCCAACTGTTCCTTGTTCCGTGCGGCCAGCGCGATCAATTGTTCCACCCGTTGTTCGAGCAGGCGGCGATTGGCCAACCGGGTCAAGGGGTCGTAATGGGCAAGGAACTCGATCTGCTGCATCGCCGCCTTGATCTCCGAGATATCGGAAAAGATGGCGATATAGTTGAGCACCTGACCCTGGGTGTCGCGTACCACGGTAATCGACAGCCATTCCGGGTACGCCTCGCCATTCTTGCGGCGGTTCCAGATCTCGCCTTGCCAGTGTCCGGTGCCCAGCAGACAGTCCCATAATTGCTGATAGAACGCCTGATCATGCCGATCGGACTTCAGCAGTCTTGGGTTTTTGCCGATCACCTCGTTCTGACTGTAACCGGTGAGCTTGGAGAAGGCGCGATTGACGGACAGGATGAGGTTATCCGGATCGGTGATGACGATTGCCTCGCCGCTGCTCTCGAACACCCGTGCGGCCAACTGCAAGGCGTGCTCCGCACGTTCGGACAGGTCGCGCGCCACCGCCCGGGTCTCGACTGCCCGCCCGTCGGCCGCGGCGACCGAGATCGCACTATGGGAGGGTCGGAACAGCAGCGGGTAGCGCTCATCCACCTCGCGCAGCGCCGCCTCCGCGCGGATCAGGCGTGCACACTTGCGCAGTGCCGCGGCGAGGATGTCCAGATTCAGCGGCTTGGTGACGTATTTGTCGACGCCAAGGTCGATCGCCTTTTGAAAGTAGCTGGTCTCCTCGAAGGCGGTGGTAATGATGATCGGGATCGTCGGGCTCATCGCGCGGATGCGTTCGGCCATTTCAAACCCATTCATTACCGGCATCCGGATGTCGGTGATCACCAGATCCGGCTGGTATTGGGTAAAGGCGTCGAGCCCCGCCTGACCATTCGCCGCCAGGTGTACCGTCGCCACCCGCCGACGCAGAAACACGGCCAGTTCCTCACGGATCTCGTCCTCGTCTTCCACATACAGGACCGACAGGCTCCGCAGCTGGGCCTGATCGTCTTGCTCGCCATGACTATTCATTACTGATCCTGCGGCGCCAGCGGCGTCGTTACGGTGAATTGCGCCCCGGCCTCCAGATTGCACGCGGAAAGCCGTCCGCCCATCCGCTTCTCGATGATCATTTTGGACATGTACAGGCCGATCCCCGTGCCATCCGGTTTGGTGGAAAAATAGGGTTCGCACAGCCGCGCCAGCGCCGCTTCGGTAATCCCGCCGCCATTATCGGTGACCCTGACCCGCGCCTGATCGCCGTCGCGATCCACCCGCACGAGGATCTGTCCGCCGTTGGGGGGGCGGGCGAGGATGGCGTCCTTGGCATTGCTGAGCAGGTTCATGATCACCTGTGAATATTCGTTCAGGCGGCCGGTGATGCGCGCCGCCTCGCGGACGTCCGTCACGACGGCGATGCCGTGCGTCTTGAGGCTCGCTGCCATCAGGGCCAGGGCTGCGCCGACGGGTTGGCTCACGTCGAAGGTCTCGGGTGGCGTGTCGGGGCGGAAGAAGTCGCGGAAATCGCTGATGGTGGTCGACATCTTGTCGATCAGACGGTGGGCATCGGCGATCTTTTGCGCCAGGTACTGCGGCGTCAACTCCTGATGTTGTTCGGCATCCTGGAGGTTGCCCAGCACCAGGGCCAGGGCGCTTAAGGGTTGGCGCCATTGATGGGCGATGTTGCCGAGCATCTCGCCCATTGCCGCGAGGCGCGCTTGATGCAGGAGCTGATGATCCTGTTCGCGCACCCGCGCCAGTTGCTCGTTCAACTCCTGGGTCCGGATCTGCACCAGGGCTTCGAGTTGATGGCGATGTTGGTCGAGTTCCAGCTCAGCTTCTTTGCGCCCGGTGATGTCCTGGAAAGTCCCGGAGACCGCAATGATTCGGCCGCCCTCCCGGACGGCCCGACCCAGCGTGTGGACCCACCGGCGATGGCCCTTGGCGGTGAGGATCTCCAGTTGCAGGTCATAGGGCTCACCCAGGTCGATGGCACGCCGCACCGCCTCGATGATGATCGGGCGCGACTCGGGGGTATAGAAGGCGATGCCTTGCTCCACCGTTGGCAGACAGGCCTGGTCCAGTTCGTGGATGTCGTAGATGGTCTCTGTCCAAGTCTGCTGACCTGTTTCCACGTTGAATTCCCAACCGCCAACCCGGGCCATTCGGCCCATTTCGCTCAACAAGTCGCGGTTCTTTTGCAGCCATTCCTGGCTCTCCTTCAGGGCGCGCTCGGCCCGCACGCGCTTGGTCACGTCGAAGAAGGTCACCACGATCTGCTCGAGCTGCCCCTGGTCGTCGCGCAGCGGATGGGCCGCGCATTGCACCCAGGTCGGATCATCGCGGTCGGCCCGCAGTATCCCCAGGATCAGATTCTGCAGCGGCGCGCCGGACGCCGCGACGCGCGCGACCGGGTATTCCTCCGGCGGCACCGGGGTGCCGTCTTCCCGGATGAAACGCCAGGCTGGAGCGACCGCCGCGAGTCCTTGCATCTGCTGGGCATCCAGACCGAGGAGTTGCGATGCCATGGGATTGGAAAAGCGGACGCGGGTGTCGGGTGTGTGTACCACCACCGCGGCGCTCAGGTTGTCCACCAGGCCCCGGTAATCGCGCTCGCGCTCGCGCAGGGCGGCTTGGGTCTCCAGGCGTTCGATGGCATCGGCCGCGGTATCGGCGACCGTCCGCAGCGTGTCGACCACCCAGGCCGCGTCCGATCGGCGGCGCGTATCCGCCAGCGCCAGGGTTCCCAACATCCGGGTCCCGAGCGCCATCGGCACGCACACGAAGGTGACGACACCGAGCGCCCGCAAGGCCGCGAAGGCATACTCGGGCCGCGTGTCGGCGGCGGTCTCGACCAGCGCCTCGCCGCTGGTGGCGACCTGGCCGGACAGCGTCTCCCCGATCGGACCGCGCAAGCGGCCGTCGGCCGCGGCGGGGATGCCCAGGGCGCCGACAAAGACCATGTCACCGCGCACCGCGTCATAGGTCTCCACGGCGACAATCGGGTAGCCGAGCCGGGTCGACAGGAGCGCCGGGAGCGCCTGGCGGAACCCGTGGGCCGAAACAGACGAAACCGCCAAGCACGCCACGGCGCTGACCGTGTCGCGCACCAGCGTGCCCCGCACCCGCTCCGTGATGTCGGTCATGGCCCCTTGGTAGGCGACGATGGCGCCGGCGGTGTCCCGCACGGCGCTCACGTCGGCTGAGATCCAGACCGGCTGTCCGTCCCGCCGCCGGGCCTCGATCTCGAAGCCCAGGGCCCGCCCGCGCTCGGCAAGCAATCCGGCGAGGAT
The DNA window shown above is from Candidatus Thiodictyon syntrophicum and carries:
- a CDS encoding EAL domain-containing protein; this translates as MNSHGEQDDQAQLRSLSVLYVEDEDEIREELAVFLRRRVATVHLAANGQAGLDAFTQYQPDLVITDIRMPVMNGFEMAERIRAMSPTIPIIITTAFEETSYFQKAIDLGVDKYVTKPLNLDILAAALRKCARLIRAEAALREVDERYPLLFRPSHSAISVAAADGRAVETRAVARDLSERAEHALQLAARVFESSGEAIVITDPDNLILSVNRAFSKLTGYSQNEVIGKNPRLLKSDRHDQAFYQQLWDCLLGTGHWQGEIWNRRKNGEAYPEWLSITVVRDTQGQVLNYIAIFSDISEIKAAMQQIEFLAHYDPLTRLANRRLLEQRVEQLIALAARNKEQLALLFIDLDRFKVVNDSLGHAAGDVILETVAQRLRATMREVDCLARLGGDEFVCVLHEVIEPPDVHAAARRLIAVLDEPLQVAGHTLTVTSSIGISLYPGDGVDYETLLKNADAAMYSAKKAGRDRFAFFCESMNVSMAREREIESALRRALSLNEFVLHYQPQVAIGSGRIIGMEALLRWNSAQLGPIAPGAFIPLAEETGLIVAIGEWVLHEACRQNAQWQRQGLPPAVVAVNLSALQFRQSNLPETVRGALQASGLAARWLELELTESLIMQDAEYTIASLRALKEIGTTLAIDDFGTGYSSLAYLKRFAIDKLKIDQSFIRDIPDDDDDKIVTAIIGLAHALNLKVIAEGVETDGQLAFLRERHCDEMQGYLYSRPLPAAAMEELLKACCSPVQ
- a CDS encoding Uma2 family endonuclease; amino-acid sequence: MATGTAVQVNQATESFTYADYRGWPDGERWELIDGQAYDMCPAPARVHQDVVLELGRQVANFLLGQPCRPYVAPFDVRLPEADEPDDAIKNVVQPDLAVICDPRKLDDKGCRGAPDWIIEVLSPRTAAKDQRPKRDLYERHGVGEYWLVHPTDQVLFIYRLADGRYGKPDVRPALGETPVATLPGLVIQWASVFPQEEPRVQSPRT
- a CDS encoding diguanylate cyclase, which produces MNHDRDAAALRRQAEERLRQRTPGGEALGSTDDTRRLLLELQVHQIELEMQNEQLRESQAQLEAATQRYMELYDFAPVGYFTLDPRGTMTDLNLTAARLLGYERARLQDKRFGTFVAERHRPTFNSLLERVFASESKHHCRIELASGDQPALTVDIEALRAADGRSARAILLDITERVRMEQALAQAREAAIRFEVDQRFGALAHQDIAGLTETDAAGRLTFVNDRFCTMVGRTSEQLLSLRMQDITHPDDRARSDELYQRLLCGGRSYMIDQRYVHADGRTVWASVAVSVLRDAAGQASNYVAVVLDITEQRRQEEQLRQAHDLLAMAERAAGAGAWDWDMVNDRLHWSDALFRLFGLDPSINQASLDTWRAAMQPDDWPPTERAMTESIRERRPFTITYRIPLPTGAIRWLDAYGQVTYDEASGAPLRFSGISVDVTARRQTEDDLRDSEQRFRTLNAELEEKVAARTAELALANEELRHLARHDALTGLHNRLAANERLRSEFVAMKRSGNPYAVLLMDIDLFKRVNDAHGHAVGDQVLQRVAQALEATLRESDFVARYGGEEFLALLPATGLAAAALVAEKLRQAVASTPYPIADPITLSLGVALADPAQPDEDAALREADDRLYEAKRAGRNQWKAAEGSGRYR
- a CDS encoding PAS domain-containing protein; this encodes MRLPWDLTVQPLAEPAVLRGMVLIVFTEVHTAPAPGAPAAGDARQAEMAQELLRSREELQTTREEMQTSQEELRSANEELQSTNEELQSTNEELTTSKEEMQSMNEELQTVNHELQARVEALSRVSDDLTNLLNSTDIATLFLDNQLHVRRFTTEISSIFKLIPGDVGRPISDLVSSLDYPGLIADSREVLRSLVFHEQQAPTHDGRWFGVRIIPYRTQDNRIDGVVVTFVDISDAKSLEAKMGEAMSVLRGRVADQDAELEAARQREGELRTARSLLEQRLAERTEGLPAARADGSAGQEP
- a CDS encoding chemotaxis protein CheB gives rise to the protein MKKVAAPAKGQSTAASPSSAQPPPGAPAASPLVAPDDAPPLDQGFPIVGIGASAGGLEALELFLGAVPPACGLAFIVVQHLDPTYQGNMAALLQRVTAMPVAQITDRLKVAPGHVYVIPPNRDLSILHGVLHLLEPVAPRGLRLPIDFFLRALAEDQHEHGLGVILSGMGSDGSLGLRAIKERGGAVFVQDPASARFDSMPRSAIAAGLADVIAPAEELAGRILAYLKHLSPLVLPSDLTLADPNQSGLEKVVVLLRTRAGHDFSAYKKSTLYRRIERRMGLHQLDRIADYVHYLRENPQELDLLFKELLIGVTSFFRDPAVWEQLKTTVIPGLLAAHPDGATLRLWSAGCSTGEEAYSLAIILHEALEQVQLPVRFAFQVFATDLDRDAIDKARVGSYPANISADCSAERLERFFVQDDHGYRVKKDIREMLIFATQNLVMDPPFTRLDLLVCRNLLIYIDASLQKKLIPLFHYSLNPGGILVLGNSETIGQHQDLFTPLPGKTRIYQRRAVARGNTVEFPSVFAPAPAAVRPPTAPVPLSALSLQSLIEPLLLRHYGPAAVLTTEQGDLVYISGKTGRYLEPAVGKVDLNLFAMARDGLKTALSEVFHKAVRQQAGISVKAVKVTGTDGDRLVDLTQGNRIR
- a CDS encoding ISAs1 family transposase → MCETTLDRSLAGHFSALEDPRCPIKRHHNLIDMIVIAIAATLCGADGWVAIAQFGRTKRPWFAQFLELPKGIPAHDTFGRVFGLLAPEAFETCFRAWVASIREVIPGEIIAIDGKTLRRSHDRAKGLAALHVVSAWATANRVVLGQVATDAKSNEITAIPQLLALLRLQGCIVTIDAMGCQTKIAEQIIEQGADYVLALKGNQGTLATEVEEAFIDADARDYAGVDTQMHETHEHGHGRVETRRYRTLGDLSGVPRSALWKGMNMIGMVESQREVAGKITRETRFYIGSIATDVARFARAVRDHWGVENDLHWSLDVAFREDDCRVREPGARENLAVLRHIALTRLKNDNTKLGIKNKRLKAGWDERYLTKLLFEAPDAKPKTRVSDSPNISVA